AATGCGATAGAGCTGTCTGAGCACTGCGAGATCGACGAGCATGACTTTCACAATCGTCAGGGCAAACAACGATAGCGCCGCCCAGCGAACGGCGGCGGTGCGCCTGATGAAACCAATGGCCATAAGGACCGAGGCATAAACTGACCAAAGCACCGACAACGCCATCTGCCCGAGCCAGCGTTGATGGTGAATGTCTTCTGCCGCTTTCAACCGGTCCGCGCGACCAGAGAAGAACGTCTGCGTCTCGACCGTCATGATGAACCACAACGTGACGATGGCCGCGATTAAACCCACAAGTTGGAAGGTCCTGGCGACGATCTGCTTGCGCTCGCCCAGCCGTTGATACGCCAGCGCGGCCGCAAATAAACACGCCGTGACGAATAACGACGTCAGAAAATACTTATTCAGCACAGGCGTGAATGGAGCGCGATAACCGTACGGCGTGTCCCAGAAGACGAGTTTCAGCACTGCCAGCGCAAAGACGCCGTGCGCCATTGCCCGCAGCCGTGCTGATCTGATTTCGATTCCTGCCCAGAGGATTACGAGCCCCTCGATTGCCCAGGCAATCGTGATCCAGTTCGTCTTGAACTGAAGTGGAATCGCCAGCGTGATGAAAGCTAACGCCACGCCAATCATCAGGAGCAGTTCAGTGCGCGTCGTGGCTTTTCGATCAAGCAGCAGCTTGGCGACCGCGGCGTAAATCAACGCCATGCCGACGGCGAGCGTGCCCATCCAATCGTGATAGTTCGGATTGAGAAGATGATATGCGGTCGCGAAAAATACGAAGGGATTGATGATGAGGAGGGAAAAACTCTCGAAGCTCGTGATGAACTTCAGAGGATTGCTTACGAATGCAGTCCAGTCGTCGAACTCGATCGCTTGTTTCTTCAACCATCGACTGGCCACGTGAGTCAACAGAAACGCGAGGAAGACGGCCGTCTGAAACGTGATCACCACCCCAAGCTTGCGCGGGTGATATCTCTCCACATACCAAAGCCAAAACAGCAGGTGCGTCCCGCCAAAAGCGATTGAGCTCAATCCCACCCAGTGTCTCAACAACGCGAGCGCGGCGACATCGAGTGCAAAGATATAGCCGAAGAGGGCGCGGTACTGATCTCGATCCGAACGCAGCAGCACCGGAACCAGGAAGCCTCCGAGCAAAGCCATCACCGCGATTGCCGGCGCGTTGTAGAGCAGGGCCAGGACGGCCGCTTCGGCAATCAGAATCGTCATGTAAACGAACGCGGCCCGCTGCGGCGCAAGGTGATAGAGTCCGAACGATGCGTAAGCCGAAAGGTAGAGCAGCACGATGCCGCCGCCGGTGAGAATTTGTGAAAAGACGCGCCATCCGCGTTTGTGATACCGGAACCCAAGAGCCGTCAGAGTGATTCCCGCGCCAACGCCAATGGTCACGCGGCCGAGCTCGCCAATCCAGCGATTGTCGAAGGCATACTTCAGAAAGAACGCAGTTGCGAAAAGAATTAATCCGATTGCCGCCCAACCCAACCAGCGCCGGCCGATCATCGATTCAAGCTCTGCGGCGTGAATGGTGCGGGTAGATGATGCCGGGGCGTGCGCAGGTGGCGGCGGCGCAACTGGAGTCGGCGCCTGGGCGATCGGCGTCGGCGGCCCAACTGCTGGCGGCGTTGGAGGAGTTGCTGTTTCCGGCGGACGTTCTTCCGCGGGCTTGGGCGGCGCAGCCGGTCGCGGCATTTTCATCGCAGCTTCCAGACGCGCGACGCGAACCGTCAGTTGTTGAAGGGCATCCGACAACAACTTCGGTGTCGGACTGGCGCCCGGTGGCGGAACAGATTCCTTTTGCCAGAGTGTCTGATTAAGTTTTGTTCGCGTGCGGACGGAGACGATTATCGAAATGATGGGAAGAACGATCATCGCCACCAGCAATGCCAGAACAAAGAGGGCGAGGACCAGGAGCAGCGAATCTTCGTTCATAGGACGCGGGCCGTCCAGACGGCGAAAGAATGCAATGGCTTGAAAACGCGCGCATTCTATTTTTCCATCCCAGGCAAGTCAATAAACTTAGACGGCTACGTGATTCTGGTGAGATACTGCGACGTCTCAAATAGTCGCTTATGAAAAACGCTGTTCGCATTGGAATCATTGGCGCCGGCTTCGCGCGCACCACGCAGATTCCCGGATTCAAAAACTGTGAAGGCGCGCAGATCGTCGCGATCGCCAGCGCCCATCGGGAAAACGCTGAAGCAGTCGCGCGCGAATTCGATATCCCGAACGTTGAGGACGATTGGCGCGGCGTGGTCGCGCGTCCAGACGTCGATCTTGTCAGCATCGTGACGCCGGTTGTGACGCACTGTGAAATGACGCTGGCCGCGCTTGATGCCGGCAAAGCAGTGTTGTGCGAGAAACCAATGGCGATGAATGCGGACGAAGCGCGCCGCATGATGGAGCGCGCGAAAGAGAAAGACGTACTCGCACTGATCGATCACGAACTCAGATTTCTGCCCGGGCGAATCAAGACGCGTGAACTGGTGCACCGCGGTGACATTGGACGAGTGAAACACGTGCAGGTGATCTTTCGGTCAGAATCGCGCGCGCACGTTGATCGGCCGTGGAACTGGTGGTCGGATGTTAAGCAGGGCGGCGGCGCGCTGGGGGCGATCGGTTCGCACATGATCGACAGTTGCCGCTGGATGCTCGGCGCTGAAGTGTCGGAAGTTTTTTGTAAACTCGCGACGCACGTGCGTGAGCGGAAAGACGAGCAGGGGCAATTGCGCGAGGTTACGACGGACGATGAAGCTAATTTGCTTCTACGGTTCGAGGACGGCGAGTTGACGGAATCGGCGACCGGTAACGTTTCCATGTCGCTGGTCGAAGCCGGCGCGCCGCAAAACGAAATTGAATTGCTGGGCAGCAGCGGCGCGCTTGGCGTCGGCGAACTCGGTGAGATACGGCAGGCAAGAGCAGGCGGAAGTGGTTGGCAGATTGTCGATAAAGAGTCTGGTGAGTTGGCAGCGGGGATGATTGACTCGAGTTGGGCGCGCGGGTTTACGGCCTTTGCCCAGGAAATTGTCGCCGCGCTGCGCGCGGGGCGAACCACAGTTGAAGGGGCCGCGACGTTTGAAGACGGCTATCAGACGCAACTGGTCCTGGATGCCGCGCGCAGATCGAATGAGAAGGGCCGGTGGGTAAGGTCAGAACGGCCTGCGGTAGCGGGCCGTTGATCTGCGCTGTTGGAGTTGAAAGACCAACCGCCCGCATCCTGCACCCCACGCGGGATGCCCGCGTGGGGACCCCGCGCCGCAGGCGGTTCTGACTTCACTGCTTCGTTGCCGTCTCAGTTCCCGTCTTATCGCTGCCGTAACCGCCCCACACGCCGTCGAGGGTTCCATCCGGCTTGATTTCATAAGCGACAAATCCGCAGCGCGCGCCGCCGATGCCAACCGCCACGTGGTTGCCACGTTTAATGCCGACGCCATCCGTGTTGTTGCTCCAGACGAAGCGATAAAGATTGCCGGCCGGCTCGACGGTGAGTTTCGATTTATAGCTTGTGCCGTTCGGGTTCTTGCCGGCGGCGTCGTAGTCGGCGGCCAGCTCGGAACCGCTGACGCGCGTCGCATCTTCGTTGCCCGCTTCATCGACGCCCCAATACCCCCAGCGTCCCGCGAGCGAACCATCGTTCCGAATCAGGTAATCGATGACCCCGCAACCTTTGCCGTTTGCGCCGGCGGCGAAAGCCACGGCCACCACATCGCCGTTGACGACGCCGACGCCGTCATACTGAGAGCCCGCGTTCCAGCGAAACTGATAGACATCGCCATGCGGAATTATTTCCAGCGTGCCGCGATAGGGTGCGCTATTCGGATTCGTGCCGGTGACGTTGTACTTGCCGGCGATGTTTGCCGTTGTCGCCGGCGCCGTCGTGTCAGAGGAAGAAGATGTTACCGTCGAGCTATTCGTGCTCGAGTTCGTCGGTTGATTAGTACTGGTCGAGTTGCTGGTTGACTTGCACGCGATGACACAGACGACGAGCAAGATGAGCGCAATACCGGCGTAGATCGATGAGCGAACTTTCATGTCGGAACTCCTGATGCTGGATGCAAAGGCGCGCCTATTTACACCGTTAATCTGTTTCTTGTCAATGAAAACACCAGTGCTATAGTGGCTGTCCTTCATCACGGATGGTCAGGAAACATCGCCAAACAGCGGAAACATCTTTTCGTGTCGGCGTCGATACCGGCGGCACGTTTACGGATTTCGTTTACGCAGTGGACGGCGAAATTCACGTCTTTAAAGTTGCATCGACGCCAGACGATCCTTCACGCGCCATTACTGAAGGGTTGCGGAAAATCATCGAAGAGCATTCCGCGCCGGTCGCCGTAATTGAAGTCATTCACGGGACTACCGTCGGAACCAACGCGCTGCTTCAGCGGCGCGGCGCGCGCGTGGCGTTGGTGACGACGTCGGGCTTTGAAGATGTCATCGAAATCGGCCGCCAGGCTCGACCTGAACTTTATAACTTGAACGCCATCAAGCCGCCGCCGCTCGTCGCCGGCGATTTGCGATTTGGCGTTTCCGAACGCGTCGCGGCGTCGGGCGAAGTAATTGAGCCGCTCACGGATGGCGACGTGGCGGGCTTGCTGCGGCGCGTCCGCAAAGGCAAACCCGAATCGATCGCAATCTCTTTGCTGTTTTCGTTCGCCCACGTCGAGCATGAACGGCGAATTCTGCAAACGCTGAGTGAGTTGAACGTCCCGCTCTCGGTCTCTCATCAAATTCTGCCTGAGTATCGTGAATACGAACGCACATCGACGGTTTGCGTAAATGCGTACTTGCAACCATTAATGGGGAAATATCTTCGACGCTTAAGCGAATCCGCCGCAGTAAATGCGCTCGTCCAATCAGAGGATCCGAGTCCAAAGACCAAAGTACAAAGACCGTCTCTTTCCTTGCGCGTCATGCAATCGTCCGGTGGCAGCATCTCGGCGGAAGCTGCAGCGCACGAACCGGTGCGCACCGTCTTGTCCGGCCCCGCGGGCGGCGTGGTGGGCGCGTTGCGTGTGGCGCAAGCTGCGCGGATTGAAAAAATCATCACGTTTGATATGGGTGGCACCTCCACTGATGTCGCGCTCTGTGATCGCGACGGGATGCGGCTCACGAACGAAGCGATCGTCGCCGGCGTGCCGGTCGCTGTGCCGATGATGGATATTCACACCGTCGGCGCCGGCGGTGGATCGATTGCGCGTGTGGACGAAGGCGGAAGTTTGCGCGTCGGTCCGGAATCGGCGGGCGCGGATCCCGGACCGGCCTCTTACGGCAGATCGTTTTTGCCGACAGTCACCGACGCCCACGTCGTGCTGGGCCACTTTCCAAACGCTTCGTTACTGGGCGGTGAGTTCCAGCTGGACAACAAACGGGCGCGCCAAGCGCTCGAGAGCTTAGCCGCGGGTTTGAGCACAGCCGCGCAACGAAAAGTAAGCGCCGTCGAAGCGGCGCAAGGCGTGCTGGATGTAGTCAACACAAACATGGAACGCGCGCTGCGACACATTTCGGTTGAGCGCGGACATGATCCCCGCGCATTCACCCTGGTTCCCTTTGGCGGCGCGGGCGGATTGCATGCCGTCGAGCTGGCGCGAGCGTTGCAGATTCCGCGGGTGCTGCTGCCGTTCGCTCCCGGTGCGCTCTCAGCGATAGGGGTCCTGGCGGCCGACGTGGTGAAAGAGCAAAGCCGCACAGTGATGTGGGAAGCCGGCCCGGACGTCACCCGGAAACTCGATCGCGTGTTCCGCGAACTGGAAGCCGAAGCGCGCTCCGTGCTTAAAAGCGAAGGCTATCCTGAACCCAAACAACGCCACGAACGCTCGCTGGCCGCGCGGTACAAAGGACAGTCATTTGAACTTCAGATCAAACAGACGAGTGGCAGTATCGCCGCAGCTTTTCATCGGGTGCATCGCGCCCGGTATGGTTATGCGCAGGTAAAGAATGTCGTGGAAATTGTCAGTGCGCGGGTTCGTTCGATCGGCGTCGTCGAGAAATTGAAGACACAACGCGCAAGAGTCGCGGCGAACGCGGTCGCGACACCGCACGATACGGTCGAGACCTATTTCGGACGAAAGAAGGTTGGGGCCGCACTGTATCAACGCGAGAAGCTTTCGGCGGGTGCGCGTTTACACGTGCCGTGTATTGTGGCCGAGTATTCGGCGACGACATTGGTGCCAGACGGTTGCGGCGCCGGCATTGATGCTGGCGGGAATGTGATTGTGAAGGTGTGAGGTCAATACCACCCGCGTAAGCGGGTGAGTTAAAGAGATTACGTTGAAACTCGGACCCACCCGCCGACGCAGGTGGTACTGACCGCATCGAGCACGAAACCTTGATGACCAATAAATTCGATCCTACAACGCTCGAAATCTACCGCGCGCTCTACACGTCCGTCGCGGAAGAGATGGGCACGGCGCTGCGGCGGACTGCGTTCTCTCCGAACATTAAAGAGCGGCGCGACTACTCGTGCGCCGTGTTCGACTCGGCAGGTCGCGTCATCGCGCAGGGTGATCACATGCCGGTGCATCTCGGCTCAATGCCTATGGCGGTGGCCGCGGCTTTGCGCGAAGTCGAAATCGGACCCGGAGATGTTGTCGCCGTCAACGATCCGTTCGCCGGCGGCACACACTTGCCGGACGTTACCCTGGTCGCGTCAGTGGTCAGTAGTCAGTCGTCAGTTGTAAAAAGAAAACGGACAACGGACGACGGAAAACGGACCCTCTTCTACGTTGCTAATCGCGCACATCATGCAGACATCGGCGGGGCGACACCCGGCTCGATGGGAATCGCCACAGACGTCTACGGGGAAGGCGTGCGGATTCCGCCCATTCGAATCATGCGCGCCGGCGAAGTCGTCGAGGACGTGATGAAGCTAATTCTCACGAACGTCCGCGGCAGCGATGAACGGCGCGCAGACTTCGAAGCTCAAATCGGATCGTTGAAAACCGGCGAAATGCGACTGCTGGAGATTGTTGAGCGGCGCGGTGAGAAAGAAGCGCGCGCCTACGCGCAACACTTGATCTCGTATTCCGCACGAATGATGCGAGCGACGCTTGCCGCAATTCCCAACGGAACTTACGAAGCGGAGGACGCTTTGGATGATGATGGCATCAGCAACGACGAGATTCCGATCCGGGTTCGCATTACGATTAAAGACGAACACGCGACAGTAGATTTCACCGGCAGCAGTCCCCAGGTCGCCGGCGCAATCAATGCTGTAGAAGCGATTACCGTCTCGGCAGTGTCATATTGTTTTCGTTGTCTGGTTGGGGGCGACGTACCGGCGAGTGCCGGATTAATCGAGCCAATCGATGTCATCGCGCCAAAAGGAACGGTCGTCAACGCGCTGCCGCCTTCGTCGGTTGCCGGCGGCAATGTCGAAACATCGCAACGGATCGTCGATGTCGTTTTTAAAGCTCTTTCGCAAGCTCTACCTGATCGGATTCCCGCCGCCAGCCAGGGCACGATGAACAATCTGACGATTGGCGGCATCGATCCGCGCACCGGCCGAGAGTTTTCCTACTACGAAACAGTTGCCGGCGGCATGGGCGCGCGTCCCACGCTCGACGGAATGAACGCGACCCACACGCACATGACGAACAGCCTCAACACACCGGCTGAAGCGCTTGAGTACGCTTACCCGCTGCGCATTCGTGAATATCGCATTCGCAAAAATTCGGGTGGCAAAGGAAAGTTCAAAGGCGGCGACGGCGCCATTCGTGAAATTGAAACGCTTGCGCCCGTCAGCGTCGCGCTGCTCGCGGATCGGCGCAAGCTTGCGCCTTATGGATTGGAGAACGGCGGCGACGGCGAGCGCGGCCGAGCTTTTATCATTCGCCGCGACGGCCGCCGCGAAGAATTAACTTCAAAAGGAGGCTGGCATCTTGAAATCGGCGATCGGGTGCGCATCGAAACACCAGGTGGTGGCGGATACGGAAAGTAACCTGTGGATTGTGCTAGACTGCGTCGGTTTTCAAGACAAGTTTATCCGAGATACGACTTTAATGAGTGCCACCGCAAAAATGATTCGCACGCTTGAACCCGAAGAAAACGAAGTCCCCGCCCGCAGAGAACATCGCGCTGCTTCGCACGCCGGATGGGTCGAAGTGATTGCCGGCTCGATGTTTTCCGGCAAGTCGGAAGAACTAATTCGTCGCTTGCGTCGCGCAAAGATCGCCCGGCAAAAGGTGCAGGTGTTCAAGCCTGAAATCGATTCGCGCTTTTCGGAAAACCATATCGTCTCGCACTCGGAAATGCGGCACGAATCTTCGAACGTGCGCACGGCGGCCGAGATTCGCGCGCTGGTGCAGCCGGAAACTGAAGTTGTGGGAATCGATGAAGCTCAATTCTTCGACAACGAGCTAATTGCGGTGGCCAATGAATTGGCGGGACGTGGGATGCGCGTAATCGTGGCCGGACTTGATACCGATTACACCGCCAAGCCCTGGGAGCCGATGCCGCAAATGCTGGCAATCGCCGAATACATCACTAAGACGCACGCGATCTGCATGAGATGCGGTCAGCCCGCAAACTACACGCAAAGAACTGTTCAATCTGAAGAGCGAGTCGCCGTCGGCGGCGCCGACATGTACGAAGCACGCTGCCGTGCTTGTTTCAAACCACATGCCGACGCCCCGACAGTCCACGAGGGGTGAGGGAAAGTTGCGGCAGCCCAAGTGGGAGGAAGTATTGGGTTCGGTTACTGTTGGGCTGCTCTAACTGGATATGCATCGTGGCGACAAAACATTTCACGTCGCGTCTGACGCAAGGGAAAAGTTTAGGGATTTTGAATTCTGAAGGAATAGCTGGCGACGATCTCACGGTTGCCATCCGGATTCACGCCACCTAGTTTGACTCGATAGTCGCCGGCAGGCACCAGGCGCGCGGGTACATCCAACACAACTGCAGGCTGTCCATTGTCTACTTCTTTCGGGAGATTACTCCTTGAAGTTAGAGTCCGGCCCCCAGCGTCAAGCGTGGCTTCGTACGAGTTGTGGCGTAGTTGATCCAGCAGAAGGCGTAAACGTAAGGTGTCAGTGTCAGCCGGAACGGTAACAGGTTTGCTCTCGTCACCGGCGTCACGGCTGAGGCCCGATGTGAGCACGACGGAATGCACGCGACCCGGATCACGCAGACCTGAATTCAAGTTGCGCCATCCGAGCCAGGTAACTCCTACAACCACCAGAACGAGGGCGGCCGTCAGGGCATAGCCGTAAATTGGATTTCGAATCGGCAGGAAACCGAACCAACGCGACGAGGGACGGCTGATTTTCGTAGGTGGCTCTTCCGCGACGCGCTCGTCTGTGGCGAGCTGATATTTCGGACCTTCAGCGGTCACATATTTCGTGAAGGTTCGCGCAAAGCGTAGTTTTTCCTGATGTTCGGGAGCAGCCAGGAAGTGCGATTCAAAACTTTCACGCTCTCGCGCCGAGAGTCCCTCATGAAGATACTCGTCAATCAACTCGTCCTCAATCATGACAAGTTCCTCGTAGACGGTATCGCTCGCTAGCAGCCGCTCTTCAAACTGAGTCTGCTGCTCACCCACCAGATCGCCGAGCAGATAGTCACGAATTGTTTGCCGTTGTGTTTCGTTTGTTTCCAATTTCCTGAACCCCGCCGCGATAATCTCTAACCTGAATGATTTTTTCCTGCTTAGTATTTCAGGCCGCAGATTCCTGCACGCATTCTTTTACGCACTGCTGGAGCGCCGCGCGGATGCGATGGGCCCGAATTCTCAAGGCGTTCGCGGCAATTCCCAGCCGGGCTGCCAATAATTTGCGATGTTCGATTTTCGCGTGCTTTTCTTCC
The nucleotide sequence above comes from Pyrinomonadaceae bacterium. Encoded proteins:
- a CDS encoding DUF2339 domain-containing protein: MNEDSLLLVLALFVLALLVAMIVLPIISIIVSVRTRTKLNQTLWQKESVPPPGASPTPKLLSDALQQLTVRVARLEAAMKMPRPAAPPKPAEERPPETATPPTPPAVGPPTPIAQAPTPVAPPPPAHAPASSTRTIHAAELESMIGRRWLGWAAIGLILFATAFFLKYAFDNRWIGELGRVTIGVGAGITLTALGFRYHKRGWRVFSQILTGGGIVLLYLSAYASFGLYHLAPQRAAFVYMTILIAEAAVLALLYNAPAIAVMALLGGFLVPVLLRSDRDQYRALFGYIFALDVAALALLRHWVGLSSIAFGGTHLLFWLWYVERYHPRKLGVVITFQTAVFLAFLLTHVASRWLKKQAIEFDDWTAFVSNPLKFITSFESFSLLIINPFVFFATAYHLLNPNYHDWMGTLAVGMALIYAAVAKLLLDRKATTRTELLLMIGVALAFITLAIPLQFKTNWITIAWAIEGLVILWAGIEIRSARLRAMAHGVFALAVLKLVFWDTPYGYRAPFTPVLNKYFLTSLFVTACLFAAALAYQRLGERKQIVARTFQLVGLIAAIVTLWFIMTVETQTFFSGRADRLKAAEDIHHQRWLGQMALSVLWSVYASVLMAIGFIRRTAAVRWAALSLFALTIVKVMLVDLAVLRQLYRIIAFFVLGLLLLIVAWGYHRVFHSKESST
- a CDS encoding Gfo/Idh/MocA family oxidoreductase, translating into MKNAVRIGIIGAGFARTTQIPGFKNCEGAQIVAIASAHRENAEAVAREFDIPNVEDDWRGVVARPDVDLVSIVTPVVTHCEMTLAALDAGKAVLCEKPMAMNADEARRMMERAKEKDVLALIDHELRFLPGRIKTRELVHRGDIGRVKHVQVIFRSESRAHVDRPWNWWSDVKQGGGALGAIGSHMIDSCRWMLGAEVSEVFCKLATHVRERKDEQGQLREVTTDDEANLLLRFEDGELTESATGNVSMSLVEAGAPQNEIELLGSSGALGVGELGEIRQARAGGSGWQIVDKESGELAAGMIDSSWARGFTAFAQEIVAALRAGRTTVEGAATFEDGYQTQLVLDAARRSNEKGRWVRSERPAVAGR
- a CDS encoding hydantoinase/oxoprolinase family protein, producing MVRKHRQTAETSFRVGVDTGGTFTDFVYAVDGEIHVFKVASTPDDPSRAITEGLRKIIEEHSAPVAVIEVIHGTTVGTNALLQRRGARVALVTTSGFEDVIEIGRQARPELYNLNAIKPPPLVAGDLRFGVSERVAASGEVIEPLTDGDVAGLLRRVRKGKPESIAISLLFSFAHVEHERRILQTLSELNVPLSVSHQILPEYREYERTSTVCVNAYLQPLMGKYLRRLSESAAVNALVQSEDPSPKTKVQRPSLSLRVMQSSGGSISAEAAAHEPVRTVLSGPAGGVVGALRVAQAARIEKIITFDMGGTSTDVALCDRDGMRLTNEAIVAGVPVAVPMMDIHTVGAGGGSIARVDEGGSLRVGPESAGADPGPASYGRSFLPTVTDAHVVLGHFPNASLLGGEFQLDNKRARQALESLAAGLSTAAQRKVSAVEAAQGVLDVVNTNMERALRHISVERGHDPRAFTLVPFGGAGGLHAVELARALQIPRVLLPFAPGALSAIGVLAADVVKEQSRTVMWEAGPDVTRKLDRVFRELEAEARSVLKSEGYPEPKQRHERSLAARYKGQSFELQIKQTSGSIAAAFHRVHRARYGYAQVKNVVEIVSARVRSIGVVEKLKTQRARVAANAVATPHDTVETYFGRKKVGAALYQREKLSAGARLHVPCIVAEYSATTLVPDGCGAGIDAGGNVIVKV
- a CDS encoding hydantoinase B/oxoprolinase family protein, which translates into the protein MTNKFDPTTLEIYRALYTSVAEEMGTALRRTAFSPNIKERRDYSCAVFDSAGRVIAQGDHMPVHLGSMPMAVAAALREVEIGPGDVVAVNDPFAGGTHLPDVTLVASVVSSQSSVVKRKRTTDDGKRTLFYVANRAHHADIGGATPGSMGIATDVYGEGVRIPPIRIMRAGEVVEDVMKLILTNVRGSDERRADFEAQIGSLKTGEMRLLEIVERRGEKEARAYAQHLISYSARMMRATLAAIPNGTYEAEDALDDDGISNDEIPIRVRITIKDEHATVDFTGSSPQVAGAINAVEAITVSAVSYCFRCLVGGDVPASAGLIEPIDVIAPKGTVVNALPPSSVAGGNVETSQRIVDVVFKALSQALPDRIPAASQGTMNNLTIGGIDPRTGREFSYYETVAGGMGARPTLDGMNATHTHMTNSLNTPAEALEYAYPLRIREYRIRKNSGGKGKFKGGDGAIREIETLAPVSVALLADRRKLAPYGLENGGDGERGRAFIIRRDGRREELTSKGGWHLEIGDRVRIETPGGGGYGK
- a CDS encoding thymidine kinase, producing the protein MIRTLEPEENEVPARREHRAASHAGWVEVIAGSMFSGKSEELIRRLRRAKIARQKVQVFKPEIDSRFSENHIVSHSEMRHESSNVRTAAEIRALVQPETEVVGIDEAQFFDNELIAVANELAGRGMRVIVAGLDTDYTAKPWEPMPQMLAIAEYITKTHAICMRCGQPANYTQRTVQSEERVAVGGADMYEARCRACFKPHADAPTVHEG